ACAAAGTTTGGTTTCCTCGAAATATTGACAACAAATGGCGGAGGAAAAGCAAGAAATCCGGCAGACCGTCGAGGCGCCTGCCGTCCGATCAAGCACACCTACCGGCACCATCCACCGACCTTCGGGATGGATGTACAAAGGTTTCCGTCTGGGCAAGTCGGAAGTGTGGTTCGCGTCGCCCATCGTCCAGCTCCTGATGGTAGCCATGGTTTGCTTCCTGTGCCCCGGCATGTTCAACGCTCTCACCGGTCTCGGTGCCGCCGGGCAGGTTGATCCAGGCGCGCAAAACGACGCCAACACGGCCCTCTATTCTACCTTTGCCGTggtcgccttcttctcgggcACCGTCACCAACATCTTTGGAGTGAAACCAACACTGGCTTTTGGGGCCCTCGGATACTGCATCTACTCTGCCAGCTTTTTAAGCTACAATCACAACCAGAACCGCGGATTCGTCGTCTTTGCGGGAGCGTTCCTCGGCATCTGCGCCGGTCTGCTGTGGACCGCCCAGGGAACCATCATGATGAGCTATCCATCCGAAGACAAGAAGGGGCGGTACATATCCTGGTTCTGGATCATCTTCAATCTCGGAGCCGTCATCGGGTCGCTGGTGCCGCTCGGCCAAAATATCGATGCGATAGGCGCCACCGCGGTCAACGACGGGACCTACATCGGCTTCATTGTGCTCATGCTCATCGGCGCTGCTCTCGCCCTTTTGCTCTGCAATGCCAGGAGCGTCATTCGCCACGACGGCAGCAAGGTCATCTTGATGAAGAACCCCAGCTGGAAGACAGAGATCAAGGGATTGGTCGAGACTATCACCCTTGCACCCTGGGTCATCCTGCTGTTCCCCATGTTTTTCGCCTCCAACATCTTCTACACCTATCAGCTCAACGACATGAACCTCCAATTCAACACGCGTGCCCGGACGCTCAACGGTTTGCTGTACTGGACCAGTCAGATCATTGGAGCCTCCATTTTTGGCTACGCTCTTGATATCACCAGGTTCCGTCGGTCGGTGCGCGCCAAGGCGAGCTTGGTTGTGCTATTCAGCTTGACATTTGTCATTTGGGGCGGTGGCTGGGCCTGGCAGAAACAGCAAGTCCCTCGAGAAATTCTGGAGGATGAAAGCTTGGAGCATAGAAGAATTGACTGgcaagatggtggagagaaGTACATCGGACCCATGTTTTTGTTCATGTTTTATGGATTTTACGATGCCGCGTGGCAGACTTGCATTTACTGGTACGTTGATGGGCCCAATGGACTGTCGGACATGATGTTGACATTCTGGCAACAGGTATATGGGTGCTCTCAGCAACTCTGGTCGCAAAGCTGCCAATCTCGCTGGTTTCTACAAGGGAATTCAGTCTGCCGGTGCGGCCGTCTTTTGGCGGTTGGACGGGCTGAAGACACCGTTCAATACCATCTTTGGGGTCACCGTGAGTTCCTCGGCTATCACTTTATCTTGTGTAGTTATGGCTTGCTGACACGTCGCCTTTAGTGGGGTCTGCTTGCTGCCGCGCTGCTGTTCGCCGCGCCTGTTATCTGGCTCAAGGTGAAAGACACCGTGACCGCCGAAGAAGACTTGAAGTTTAGCGATGAGACTATTGCGGATATTAGGGCTACAACAGACGCCAGCAGGGAGGCTGCGTGAGTCGATGTCTTGATGAGGTGTTTTCTTGTTGATTTGGTGGAGCGGGCGTTGTACTTGGGTACTTCTGGTGTCACCTTTATGTATGGTAAGGTTATGGCTATTGAAAGGGTGACTGGTTCCCTTGGCTATTGTGCACTAGAGATACCCATGGGTTTGTTGGGATATAGCTTGTTGGCAATGATACCAATACATCTGAATGATTTACTCCTGTCCATGGTGCGTGAGGAGAGAACCCTTAGGGCCTCTTCAACTCGAATGATTTCCTTGAAGAACCATCTGTTGATCCTCATTCTGGTTGAGAGCACTGTACTAAATAGCTTCAACAGTCAGCTGAGGCCCGAGGCACCTTGTTTTGCGACCACCACGCACCTTCCTGATTATATATATCTTCCTGTCATCGAGAAGGTTCAATGGGTGTGTGACGGAGATGCTCTGCCACACTGTCTCTTGCCGGCCAAGGCAGTCATGGGAAGGGCTGTCCCCAGCTTCGCCTGACACTTTGTCTGACGGGCAACTGCACACCGTATCTCGGGCCCGAGACATGCCTTCCGTGATTCGCAAATTTCGTTCTATTGTTCCCGGCCAACAAGCTTGTCATGGAAAGTGTCCGCCAGCCTCTGCGCACGATAAAACTCGGTTACGGTTCCGCTGccagctcttctccctcttctcttctcttcttcattcACACACAGTATCAGTCAACAAGTTTTCCCAACAGAAGAATTCCACATCAAGCATCATTTCATTGTgtctttttttgtctttggcATTCATTCCCACAACAACGTTGTCTATTTATCTCTGACCGACCACGATATTTACTTCGATCGCAGTAGCTATCCACTCAGGGAGAATGTACACCAAAACCACAGTCCTCCTCGCGCTTTTGGCACCCCTTTGCCTCTCCTTTCCCGTGgaccctccagcagcagccctccCGGTCGATTCCACCACAGATGCCCAACCAGCCGCTGCTCCCGAAGCAGCTCCTGTTCCTGTTGTGGCCGTCCCCAATGCTGCCCCGCCCATTGAAGAGGTCTGGACCATCCAAGGCGCCCGCCGCGTGTGCGAATCTGACAACTTGGAATGCGTCTGGACGTTTACCATCAGCACCAACTCTGTCTACGCCCCTGTGCCGTGCATAGTCAAGATCCCCTCTGATCCCGAACGCAAGGTGCCTGCGAACCAGAACAATGTCGAGGGATTGGTTTGTGGGCCGTATGGAGTGTCGGCGGGGTGGAGTTCGGCGTTTGGGGTGGAGAATGGGTTTACGGTGTTGTATGTGGTGGAcatggagaggaagatgggggtgtgGCCTGCATatgaggacaagaaggtggagaagggggaggttgtagTGCCTGATTTGCAGCTGCCGGTCAAGCATCTGGGGTGATGGGTTTAAAGGAGTTGTATGGTAGATTATTTGGTTATGGTGTTGCTCGTCGGTCATTATTTGCTATGAGGAGGGATTGTTGGTATAAGACTAGGGATGGGTAGACTCTAGTGAGAATTGAGGCCATGCGGTCCACATTACGGCATTGTGTTGCACTTGATACTTGTGATACATTTGGAAAGACAAGCTGAATGGTTGTGTCTTGCATCTCATGGGTGACGGGAGAGAAACGTGCTTCATGCTGTCAATTGATTAGCCACATTTCAGACAATGGGGCTGTTGAGTGCCGATCCCTCTGTTGCAATTGCAAGCCCAAGCTACCGGAAGCGATGCCCTGGTTGTTgcaccctccctcccaggCATGCATGCAAGCAGCCCCACCAATGCGGGAAAATGGTGGCATCAATTCTTTTTGCCTGTCCTACCGCGACTCAACCTGAAGCTCCTACAATGCTCCTACTTCTCACCACCTTCGTTTTGTCTCGGCCCTGATCTCCCGCGACTCCGCTGTGCGGTCTTTTCCCCCgtcgacaccaccatccctgCCACTGCCAAAGAGTAGGCTGTAGCCTTGATGAGCACGAATAAAACAATACAGCATTTTAAAGACCACCATTGCTGAATATACAAACAATGACGTCGACCCCCACACCCACCTCGAGCTGGTTCAGCAAGGGTGTCGAGAGCCGTCAAGAACAGAGCAGAGACACCATGGGTAACAGCAAAAGCCCGCTGATGAGGCGGTCAAGATGGCGCAGGTCGAGCTCCAAGGTTTCAGGGGAGGATATCCTTGCGCTGCAGGATCTGGATCCGGCCCTGAACTCCAAGATGCATTTGATCAATGATGTGGGTTCGAGTGGCAGAGCATGTCGGAAGGACGCTGATCAGGTGGATAGGCTATCGATGATATTGGTTGGACGCCATACCATACGAAGCTGTTTTTCCTCAACGGGTTTGGGTACGTCATCTTTTGCCCTTACTGAGGAGTCATGGGCAGAGTGTAGCTGACAATAACGGGCCAGATACGCAGTCGATTCcttggtcctcctcctccagtctGTCATTGCCGGCCCGGCCTACCGAGAATTCGGAAACCGAGGTTACCAAGAAGGCCTGACGGTCGCGGTGTACTCTGGCATGTTGATAGGGGCACTGTTCTGGGGATTTGGCGCAGATATCGTTGGACGGCGATACGCATTCAACCTATCTCTCCTGATCTGCTCGCTCTCAGCCATCATTGCGGGAGGAATGCCAAGTTGGGCTTCGCTGGGATTCTTTGTGTCACTGATTGGgtttggtggcggagggAACTTGGTTTTAGACACCACTGTGTTTCTGGAGTATCTCCCTGGCAGTAAACAATGGGTGTTGACAATGATGGCGGCGTGGTGGGGACTGGGCCAGGCCATCACAGGTCTCATTGCTTGGGGCTTTCTGGGTACATATTCCTGCAATGATCGAAGGCAATGATGCTAATCTTTGCTATCAGTCCCGACGAGATGGAATTGCGCCTCGGTCGATACATGCACCATGGCCAACAACATGGGCTGGAGATATGTCATGTTCACAAGCGGCGCCCTAGTATTGGTGCTATCGATTCTCCGATTGACAATTATTCGCCTGAAGGAGACACCAAAGTACCTCCTGGGCGCTGGGGAAGATGCCAAGGTCGTCGAGACATTGCAGTATCTTGCAGGGAAGTACAACCGGCCCTGCAGTCTGACATTGAACCAGCTAGGGGCCTGTGGTCTGGTCACTGGCACTCACAGCAAGAACCGCTTCTCAATCGGGGAAACCATGGTTCATCTCAGAGGCTTGTTTGCCACACACACGGTTGCTGTCTCGACAGTGATGATATGGCTGTCCTGGGCAATGGTGGGTCTTGCATACCCCCTGTTTTACGTCTTTCTCCCAAGCTATCTCGAGGCTCGCGGAGCCAAGCTGGATCTGTCCCAGTTTGAGATTTGGCGCAACTATGCTCTCACCAACTTTAGCTCCATCTTTGGTCCCTTGCTCGCCGGCTGGCTGTGCAACCTTTCCTTTCTCGGTCGGCGATATACCATGCTCATTGGAGGGCTCATGACAGCGGGCTTTTTTGTTGGGTACACGCAGGTACGAACGGCGGCCCAGGATGTCGGAATCTCCTGCGCCATTGCTTTCAGTCTCAATGTTTACTATGGGACGCTGTATGCATACACGCCAGAAGTGCTTCCCAGTGCACACAGGGCCACGGGTAACGGGATTGCGGTGGCATGCAACCGGATCATGGGCATACTGTCGGCTGTCATTGCCACCGTCGCGGATACTTCGACGGTTGTGCCCATTTATATCTGTGTCGGTCTCTTGGCGGTAATGGGTGTGGTGGCTGTTTTGTTCCCTTTTGAGCCGTATGGGCGGAGGAGTTCTTGACGCTACAAGCAAGCAAAAGATTTATTAGAATGAAGATTACATTAATCATGGCAATTATGGAAGTAGTTCCCGGTCCGTAGTTTTGTGATACGATCGTGGTGCTGTTGTCGGTTAATAAAGGTTGGAACATACCGATCTATAGACTGAGCTCACAACATATGCATGAGAGTCGAAGACAAAAATAGGTACCACACACCAAGTATCCCTACAAAAACCCTGCAAAATAGATAATGTCTAAGCCGCTAATAACAGTGACATCACCCTAACAATAGGGAGATTGCAGTCACTTAAACCATCCTTAGATTAAAACCCCCCAGTTCAAACTGCTAGCCGCGTCCATAAGTCACCATTTCAAGTGGTTATGTGTAAAGAGATACTTCGTTGTGCATGTTCCCGTCATTGAACCTTTCAATTCAAGCCAACCAGGCTCTCGTTTGCCGATGATGCAGACTGTTGAAGCAACTGGAATACCTCGTGGTGTCCGTTCTGGGAAGCGAAGTGAAGAGATGTCGCCTCGCTGCTTTTACGTTTAGCCAGAATACTGGCGCCGTGTTGCAGCAGCAATCTCACTACACCCTGATGGCCGTTTTGGGAAGCTACCATCAACGGTGTAATATCATCACTGCCCTTAGCGTCAACTCCAGCGCCATGTTCGAGAAGTATTTTCACCACCTCGTGATGTCCTCTTTGCGAGGCAATGTGAAGGGATGTTGCCCCGTGGGGCCCACAGTTCGTTTGGGGACTGGCCCCGTGTTGTAGAAGTAGCTTTACTACACCAAAATGGCCCCTATCTGAAGCTGTAAACAGTTGTGTTTTTCCATCATCGCGTTTGGTGTCCAGCTTGGCACCTTGCTCCAAGAGCGACCGGACTACTTCTTGATGACCATTTGCGGAGGCTAGACAAAGCGGTGTAAAGCCCTTGGATCCAGAAGGTTCGAGCTGTGCTCCACGTTCCAAAAGAGCCTGGACGATCTGAGAGTGTCCGTTCTGTGCAGCTTGGTGCAGTGGTCGCCTGTCCTGACATTTGGCTTCAATATCGATGGGCGTTTTGGCATCTAGAAGCAGCTTGACGATTTCGTAATGTCCCTGATGCGCAGCCAACCACAGGGGGGTCCGTCCATCAACAGTGCAGGCATCGGGTTCTGCTGCCCTTTTCAATAACAGGTCTACTACCTCGGTATGACCTTTGAACGCTGCTATATGGATGGGATACCATCTGACCCGTGGAATGGCGAGGTGAAGGTCCACCTTGTACCAAATCATAAATTCAAGAATGTTGAGATGGCCAAATTCCGCAGCGAGATAAACGCAACTTTTCCCACTTCTCGTGACCGCGCGCACACATTGTGGGTTGTCGTCCACCATTAGCATGATGGTAGGAAGGGAGCCGGTTCGGATAGGGTAGTGGACAGGGTCATAATCAGGAGTCGTTGCGCTCGACGACCCGGTATTGCGACTCATAAATGCGGTGGCATCAAGTTCAAGATCGTGGATTCCTTGATCGAAGCTCCATGGTGATAAGAGCTCATAATTTGTGGCAGTTATGGCGTCATTTTTGGTGACTGGACTATGTGTGACTGTGCCATTCTGTGGAGCTTTGGATCGCATGAGTACTGGCGCGTTGACTTGAAATGAAGCTTCTAGAGGCTGGATGGGTTGTACGTGGCCAATCGGCGCTGCCCATGTTGCTGTAGGTATTTTCTGTTGCAGCGGTGCAGATGGTGACTGTTGTGCTTCAGGCGGTCCAAGTGGCAATGAGGGCGTATTcaagggtggtgatgtttgcgatgatggtgagggttcACGTAGGGCTGGTAAGCAAGCTATTGACGGTGATGGTAATGATGGTGGCATATGCCCTTGTTGAGGCCCTGGTCTTCTTCGGTTCTTGTTGAAAGCCCATTTCGCAAACTGAATCTTGTACTGTTGTTTGCTAGACTCAAGTTAGGTAACTCTTCTTGCTCTCCATACGTTAATGGTTGCAAGCATGGGATCCCGCAAGGAATACACACCTTGCATCAAAACCGTGTTCAGATGTCATAGTTGCCATCACCGTTTTAAGGTCAGTCCTTGCGTAGAGATCCTCAATTATTCGCCTGAACTTTGTCCATTCTGCATCGGGAACTTTGCAGGCCCGAGGAAGGCGAGAGCCTG
This window of the Podospora pseudoanserina strain CBS 124.78 chromosome 3, whole genome shotgun sequence genome carries:
- a CDS encoding hypothetical protein (EggNog:ENOG503P63W); the encoded protein is MYTKTTVLLALLAPLCLSFPVDPPAAALPVDSTTDAQPAAAPEAAPVPVVAVPNAAPPIEEVWTIQGARRVCESDNLECVWTFTISTNSVYAPVPCIVKIPSDPERKVPANQNNVEGLVCGPYGVSAGWSSAFGVENGFTVLYVVDMERKMGVWPAYEDKKVEKGEVVVPDLQLPVKHLG
- a CDS encoding hypothetical protein (COG:M; EggNog:ENOG503PN93); the protein is MEADMLQINTMAKPCQKPRKLEKPGSRLPRACKVPDAEWTKFRRIIEDLYARTDLKTVMATMTSEHGFDASKQQYKIQFAKWAFNKNRRRPGPQQGHMPPSLPSPSIACLPALREPSPSSQTSPPLNTPSLPLGPPEAQQSPSAPLQQKIPTATWAAPIGHVQPIQPLEASFQVNAPVLMRSKAPQNGTVTHSPVTKNDAITATNYELLSPWSFDQGIHDLELDATAFMSRNTGSSSATTPDYDPVHYPIRTGSLPTIMLMVDDNPQCVRAVTRSGKSCVYLAAEFGHLNILEFMIWYKVDLHLAIPRVRWYPIHIAAFKGHTEVVDLLLKRAAEPDACTVDGRTPLWLAAHQGHYEIVKLLLDAKTPIDIEAKCQDRRPLHQAAQNGHSQIVQALLERGAQLEPSGSKGFTPLCLASANGHQEVVRSLLEQGAKLDTKRDDGKTQLFTASDRGHFGVVKLLLQHGASPQTNCGPHGATSLHIASQRGHHEVVKILLEHGAGVDAKGSDDITPLMVASQNGHQGVVRLLLQHGASILAKRKSSEATSLHFASQNGHHEVFQLLQQSASSANESLVGLN
- the FGR2 gene encoding Filamentous Growth Regulator (EggNog:ENOG503NUH8; COG:S), with product MTSTPTPTSSWFSKGVESRQEQSRDTMGNSKSPLMRRSRWRRSSSKVSGEDILALQDLDPALNSKMHLINDAIDDIGWTPYHTKLFFLNGFGYAVDSLVLLLQSVIAGPAYREFGNRGYQEGLTVAVYSGMLIGALFWGFGADIVGRRYAFNLSLLICSLSAIIAGGMPSWASLGFFVSLIGFGGGGNLVLDTTVFLEYLPGSKQWVLTMMAAWWGLGQAITGLIAWGFLVPTRWNCASVDTCTMANNMGWRYVMFTSGALVLVLSILRLTIIRLKETPKYLLGAGEDAKVVETLQYLAGKYNRPCSLTLNQLGACGLVTGTHSKNRFSIGETMVHLRGLFATHTVAVSTVMIWLSWAMVGLAYPLFYVFLPSYLEARGAKLDLSQFEIWRNYALTNFSSIFGPLLAGWLCNLSFLGRRYTMLIGGLMTAGFFVGYTQVRTAAQDVGISCAIAFSLNVYYGTLYAYTPEVLPSAHRATGNGIAVACNRIMGILSAVIATVADTSTVVPIYICVGLLAVMGVVAVLFPFEPYGRRSS
- a CDS encoding hypothetical protein (EggNog:ENOG503NVA1; COG:S), which gives rise to MAEEKQEIRQTVEAPAVRSSTPTGTIHRPSGWMYKGFRLGKSEVWFASPIVQLLMVAMVCFLCPGMFNALTGLGAAGQVDPGAQNDANTALYSTFAVVAFFSGTVTNIFGVKPTLAFGALGYCIYSASFLSYNHNQNRGFVVFAGAFLGICAGLLWTAQGTIMMSYPSEDKKGRYISWFWIIFNLGAVIGSLVPLGQNIDAIGATAVNDGTYIGFIVLMLIGAALALLLCNARSVIRHDGSKVILMKNPSWKTEIKGLVETITLAPWVILLFPMFFASNIFYTYQLNDMNLQFNTRARTLNGLLYWTSQIIGASIFGYALDITRFRRSVRAKASLVVLFSLTFVIWGGGWAWQKQQVPREILEDESLEHRRIDWQDGGEKYIGPMFLFMFYGFYDAAWQTCIYWYMGALSNSGRKAANLAGFYKGIQSAGAAVFWRLDGLKTPFNTIFGVTWGLLAAALLFAAPVIWLKVKDTVTAEEDLKFSDETIADIRATTDASREAA